Proteins from one Mycteria americana isolate JAX WOST 10 ecotype Jacksonville Zoo and Gardens chromosome 1, USCA_MyAme_1.0, whole genome shotgun sequence genomic window:
- the LOC142404941 gene encoding LOW QUALITY PROTEIN: coagulation factor X-like (The sequence of the model RefSeq protein was modified relative to this genomic sequence to represent the inferred CDS: inserted 2 bases in 1 codon; substituted 1 base at 1 genomic stop codon), producing the protein MAIAGHCGTMWLLPVVLLFLQMVQAVIPNACKVNNGNCEQFCKTEDEGVICPCAAGYALGNDNKTCVPVVKFLHGKLQRNHEASREKVTGTTASPDDCRENEETTEGQSSHVEVTGEAGSLPSVSPWQAVLLVDEYDEWFWGGTVLNEYFXLSGAHCVNQSKDLQVFVGMVDKEKEEPSRAMHRVEKMIAYAGFDTETFDSDIALLKLEEHITFSRDVVPACLPEEDFANDILCXPPLAQLEAISSSFEDLALSLVMKVLQIPYVDRDTCKLALRSLVTENMFCAGYDTDGKDVCRGDGGGPHVTKYNGTYFVTGIISWGEGCGRRGKYGLYTNLSKFLPWVRSVLTENS; encoded by the exons TCATACCAAATGCATGCAAGGTCAACAACGGGAACTGTGAGCAGTTCTGCAAAACTGAAGATGAAGGAGTCATatgtccctgtgctgctggctaTGCCCTGGGCAATGACAACAAAACCTGCGTTCCTGTAG TCAAGTTCCTGCATGGTAAGCTTCAGAGAAATCATGAAGCTAGTCGAGAGAAAGTCACAGGAACCACAGCAAGTCCAGATGATTGTCGTGAAAATGAGGAAACCACCGAGGGCCAGAGCAGCCATGTGGAGGTCACCGGGGAGGCTGGCAGTTTACCCAGCGTGTCCCCATGGCAG GCTGTTCTACTAGTAGATGAGTACGATGaatggttttggggggggacagTTCTGAATGAGTATTT ACTTTCTGGAGCTCATTGCGTTAACCAGTCTAAAGACTTACAGGTTTTTGT AGGGATGGtggacaaagaaaaggaagagccaAGTAGAGCAATGCACAGAGTGGAAAAAATGATTGCATATGCTGGATTTGATACAGAAACTTTTGACAGTGACATAGCCCTTCTCAAATTAGAGGAACATATCACATTTTCTAGGGATGTTGTCCCAGCCTGCCTTCCAGAAGAAGACTTTGCTAACGACATTCTTTGctaacctcccctggcacaacttgaggccatttcctctt catttgag gaccttgcactgagccttgtaaTGAAAGTGCTTCAAATCCCTTATGTGGACAGGGACACTTGCAAGCTCGCCCTTCGTAGCCTGGTCACAGAAAACATGTTCTGTGCTGGTTATGATACCGATGGAAAAGATGTCTGCCGAGGAGATGGAGGAGGCCCCCATGTAACCAAATACAATGGCACTTATTTTGTTACTGGTATCATCAGCTGGGGAGAAGGGTGTGGAAGGCGAGGGAAATATGGACTATACACCAACTTGTCGAAGTTCCTACCCTGGGTAAGAAGTGTTTTGACAGAAAACTCTTAA